CTTGAGCAGGAAATTCGTCATCGCGCGCCGCTGTTTGCAGACCGTCATGTCAGCCAGCTTCACTGGGGCGGCGGTACGCCTACTTACCTGAATAAAGCGCAAATCAGCCGCTTAATGACGCTGTTGCGTGAAAATTTCCACTTTAATACCGACGCGGAAATCTCGATCGAAGTCGATCCCCGTGAAATTGAGCTGGATGTGCTCGATCATTTACGTGCGGAAGGTTTTAACCGCCTGAGTATGGGCGTGCAGGACTTTAATAAAGAGGTGCAGCGCCTGGTTAACCGCGAGCAGGATGAAGAATTCATCTTTGCGCTGCTTAATCACGCCCGCGATATCGGCTTTACCTCGACCAATATCGATTTGATCTACGGTCTACCGAAACAGACGCCAGAAAGCTTCGCTTTCACGCTGAAGCGTGTGACGGAACTGAACCCCGATCGTTTGAGCGTCTTTAACTATGCGCATCTGCCAACGCTTTTTGCCGCCCAGCGTAAAATTAAAGATGCTGATTTACCCAGCGCGCAGCAGAAACTGGATATTTTGCAGGAGACGATCGTATCGCTTACCCAGGCTGGTTATCAGTTTATCGGGATGGACCATTTTGCCCGTCCGGACGACGAACTGGCCGTCGCGCAGCGCGAAGGCGTGTTGCACCGTAATTTTCAGGGCTATACGACCCAGGGCGATACCGATCTGCTGGGGATGGGGGTTTCTGCTATCAGCATGATTGGCGATGGCTACATGCAGAACCAGAAAGAGCTGAAGCGTTATTACCAGCAAGTGGATGAGCGGGGCAATGCGCTATGGCGTGGTATTACGCTGACCCGTGATGATTGCATTCGTCGCGATGTTATCAAGGCGCTGATTTGTAACTTCCGCCTGGATTTTAACGCTGTCGAACAGCAGTGGGGTTTGCATTTCGCTGAGTATTTTGCCGAAGATTTGCAGTTACTGTCGCCGCTGGCGAAAGATGGGCTGGTGGATATTAGCGAGAAGGGAATTCAGGTGACGGCGAAAGGTCGTTTGCTGATCCGCAATATCTGCATGTGCTTTGACGCGTATCTGCGCCAGAAAGCGCGGATGCAGCAGTTCTCGCGCGTCATTTAGCCGGGTTGCCCGGTGGCGCTGCGCTTACCAGGCCTACACGTTGCGACAACCTGTAGGCCGGATAAGCATTAGCGCCATCCGGCACATTGTCAGCTGAACAGTCCCACCAGCGCGGCACACAACACGGCGGCTAGCGCAGTTTGTGGCGTGTGGCTGTCGACCGCTCCACTCGATACCAGATTAATAATAGATTCTAACATAATGAATCCCCCCGTTTGCCGGGCATGATCATACTGAACTCATCGGAACAGTAAAGCGCAAAATAGCAGCGTTTTGCGCTCAATTATTAATCTTTACACTCGCGGGTAATGTTTACTCCATTCCCAGCTCTTTCAACTTCCGCGTTAGGGTGTTTCGCCCCCAACCGAGCAGCCTGGCGGCTTCCTGTTTATGACCCTGCGTATGGCGTAATGCCGTGGTCAGTAGCGTTCTCTCCAGTTCTGGCTGCGCTTCAGAAAGCAGGTTTTGATGACCGGATCGCAAGGCGCGGTCCGCCCATTGTGCCAGTAATGTAGCCCAGCTATCCGGCGGCAGGTGGGACGGGCTATCCGGCGTCGAGGCTTCAAACAGTTCGCCCGGTAAATCCTGGATCAATACCTCCTGTCCGGCGGCCATGACGGTGAGCCAGCGGCAGGTATTTTCTAACTGACGCACGTTACCAGGCCATGCCAGGCGCGTTAACGCCGTTTCGGTTTCCGGATGTAATAATTTGGCTTCCACGCCTAATTCACGGGCGGCGACCTGCAAAAAATGGCGCGCCAGGCGCGGAATATCCTCACGGCGTTCACGCAACGGCGGAAGATGGATACGAATCACGTTCAGGCGGTGGAACAGGTCTTCGCGGAATTTCCCTTCCTGAACGCGTCGTTCGAGGTTCTGGTGGGTGGCGGCGATAATGCGCACATCGACTTTTACCGGCGCGTACCCGCCCACGCGGTAGAACTGTCCGTCAGCCAGCACGCGTAACAGACGAGTCTGGACATCCAGCGGCATATCGCCAATTTCGTCCAGAAACAGCGTGCCGCCGTCAGCCTGCTCGAAACGGCCCTGCCGGATGGTATTCGCCCCGGTAAAAGCGCCTTTCTCATGGCCAAACAGTTCGGATTCAATCAAATCTTTCGGGATGGCCGCCATATTGAGTGCGATAAACGGCGCTTTGGCGCGTGGGCTATGGCGGTGAAGCGCATGGGCGACCAGTTCTTTACCGGTCCCTGATTCGCCGTTAATCAGCACGCTAATCGAAGAACGCGACAGCCGACCAATAATGCGAAACACATCCTGCATGGCGGGCGCTTCGCCTATCATGTCTGTTGTCGGGCCGTTAACCTCGATATTACGCGGCTGTTGCTGCTCCTGATAGTGGCTAATCGCGCGCTCGACCAGAGCGACGGCTTCATCAATATCAAACGGTTTAGGCAGATAATCAAACGCCCCCTGCTGATAGGCGCTCACGGCGGCATCTAAATCGGAATGCGCGGTCATAATGATGACCGGAAGCATCGGGTGACGCTGTTTAATCTGCTTTAATAGCGCCAGCCCGTCCATTCCCGGCATTCGGATATCCGACAGCAAGACGTCCGGCGTTTTACTGGCCAGCGCAGCCAGTACTTCATTACCATTCTCAAAGGTGGTACAGGTCAACCCTGCCCCGGCGAGAGCACGCTCAAGCACCCAACGGATGGAACTATCATCATCGACGACCCAGACTATTCCTCGTTGCATAAACACCTCTATTTCCGAATCGGCAGGTAAACCGAAAACTCGGTATGCCCCGGCCAACTGGTAAATTCAATTTTGCCGGCGTGTTGATCGATAAGATTGCGGGCGATAGATAACCCAAGCCCGGTGCCGCCTTCGCGACCGCTGACCATCGGGTAGAACAGCGTATCCTGTAAATGGGGAGGAATGCCCGGCCCATTGTCTTCAACGTCTATACGCGCCGCCAGGCGATAGCGTTCGCCATGCAGCGTTAACTGGAAGGCGGTACGGGTACGCAGCGTAATTTCGCCGCCTTCCGGCCCCAGCGCCTGCAAGGCATTGCGGACAATATTCAGCAGTACTTGCTCAATTTGTTCCGGGTCGTGCGGCAGTTCTGGCAAACTGGGGTCATAATCGCGGATAAGCCGGACATTATCCGGCAGTTCCATCGACACCAGCGCCACCACGCGCTCCGCGACTTTATGTATGCTCTCGGTAATGTGCATTCCCGGGTGCTGCGGCCCCAGCAAACGATCGACAAGGTTGCGTAGCCTGTCGGCCTGTTCAATGATGACTTTGGTATATTCCGTTAGCGCCGGGTCGGGCAGCGCCTTGCTGAGTAGCTGCGCCGCGCCGCGCAGGCCGCCGAGCGGATTTTTGATTTCGTGCGCCAGACCGCGCACCAGATCGCGGGCGGCGATTTGCTGCGCGTGCTGCAACTGCTCCTGACTCAGACGACGCTGGTTATCCATCGGCGCCATTTCGAGCAGTATAAAATCGTCGGGCAGACGTTGGGCGGTCAAAGAGAGAATATGCGAGCGACTATCAATCACCAGCGTCACTTCGTTATCGGTAAAGCCTTGCCCTGCCGCTAAACTTTCGCGCATCAGGTCAATGTTTAACGAAAAATAGCTCAACAGTTCAGGTAACGGCGTCCCGAACAGTTTGCGTGAGCTTTGCGCGAGCAACTGCTGCGCGGCAGGATTGGCGTAATGGATTGCCAGCGCGTCGTCGACCACCAGCACGCTGTTGATTAACGAATTGAGGATCTGCCCAGCATCGGGCTGTATGCCGCTTGCCATTCAGCAGTCTCCTGGAAAAGGTTGCACCATTTTAGTGCATTATAGCTTTTTACCACTAAAAAGCGCGTGAGATCAGATTGTTGGTGGAGAAAAAAGCCCATCCTGGGATGGGCTGAAAGTTTCCACGGCAACTCAAAAACTCCTGACGCCTTTCACGCTGCTGCTGCGTTGGCTGCCTTCGCTTACCCCAGTCACATCGCTATCTATGCTCCTGGGGATGTGCTCAGTTGCTGCCTTGCAGCAACGCGAAATTTGTCGGATTTTTAATATACGATTAAACGCTGTAGTACAGCTCAAACTCTACCGGGTGCGGGGTCATACGCACGCGGTCATCTTCTTCGCGACGCAGCGCAATATACGCATCGATCGCTTCATCAGTGAACACGCCGCCTGCTTTCAGGAACTCGCGGTCCAGGTCCAGCGCGTTCAGCGCTTCTTCCAGAGAACCCGCTACCTGTGGGATCTCTTTCGCTTCTTCCGGCGGCAGGTCATACAGGTTTTTGTCCATGGCTTCGCCCGGGTGAATCTTATTCTTAATCCCGTCCAGACCGGCCATCAGCAGGGCGGCAAAGCACAGATACGGGTTAGCCGCCGGGTCCGGGAAGCGAACTTCGATACGGCGCGCTTTCGGAGACGCCACCACCGGAATACGGATGGAGGCGGAACGGTTACGGGCGGAGTAGGCCAGCATCACCGGCGCTTCGTAACCCGGGACCAGACGCTTGTAGGAGTTGGTGGTCGGGTTCGCCAGGGCGTTGATGGCTTTGGCGTGTTTGATGACGCCGCCGATGTAGTACAGCGCTTGTTCAGACAGGCCGGCATATTTGTCGCCAGAGAACAGGTTGGTGCCGTTCTTCGCCAGAGACATGTGGCAGTGCATACCGGAACCGTTATCGCCGAACATCGGTTTTGGCATAAAGGTCGCGGTCTTACCGAAGCGGTGAGCCACGTTATGCACGACATATTTGTAAATCTGAATTTCGTCGGCTTTTTTGGTCATGGTGTTAAAGCGGGTCGCCACTTCGTTCTGACCTGCGGTCGCTACTTCGTGGTGGTGCGCTTCAACGACCAGGCCCATCTGCTCCATGACCAGACACATTTCAGAACGGATATCCTGCGCGGAGTCAACTGGCGGAACCGGGAAATAACCGCCTTTCACGCCCGGACGATGGCCTTTGTTGCCGCCTTCGTACTTGGTAGAGGAGTTCCAGGCGCCTTCAATATCGTCAATCGCCACATGTGAGCCGGAGATAGATGCGCCGAAGCGGATGTCGTCGAACAGGAAGAATTCAGGTTCCGGCCCAAACAGGACGGTATCGGCGATACCGGTCGCGCGCAGGTAGTCTTCCGCACGTTTTGCGATGGAACGTGGGTCACGGTCATAACCTTGCAGAGTGCCAGGCTCCAGGATGTCACAACGGATAATCAGGGTGGAGTCCGCGAAGAACGGGTCGATAACCGCAGTGGACGCATCGGGCATCAGCACCATGTCGGATTCGTTAATGCCTTTCCAGCCGCCGATAGAGGAGCCGTCAAACATTTTGCCTTCTTCAAAGAATTCGGCATTTACCTGATGAGCAGGAATCGTGACGTGCTGTTCTTTGCCTTTGGTATCGGTGAAGCGCAGATCGACAAACTTCACTTCGTGCTCGTTCAGCATCGTCAAAACGTGTTCAGCGGACATACTTGTACTCTCCCGGATTGGTCATGGTCGGTCGTCGTGGTAACGAGATCTTCAATTCTGCTGGCCGTGTCGCCGTAAAAATATAAAGCGAAATCTGTGCCAACTTTCACATTGCCCCCAAAAGGCGTTATCATGCGCACCATCGTGCAAAAGGGCTGCACCACGGTGACTATGTTGCACCAAAATAGTGCTTTAATGTGAACATTAAGCACCACATTGGTGCAACAGAACGCAAGCCACCCTTTTAACGCTCCGTGAAAGCGATCACAAAGAGACTCTGCAATACTTGTTTGCGGAGGATGTTTGTGATCCTGTTTTGTAGTGCGATTAATCCGTGTACAATAACGCGCTATTTCTAATGCCTGAGGCAAAGTTGTGATCGAAAATTTGCGTAACATCGCCATCATCGCGCACGTTGACCATGGTAAAACTACCCTGGTTGATAAGCTGCTCCAGCAATCCGGTACGTTCGACGCGCGTGCCGAAACTCAAGAGCGAGTGATGGACTCCAACGATTTGGAGAAAGAGCGTGGTATTACTATCCTCGCTAAAAACACCGCTATTAAATGGAATGATTACCGTATCAACATCGTTGATACTCCCGGGCACGCTGACTTCGGTGGTGAAGTAGAGCGCGTCATGTCCATGGTTGACTCTGTGCTGCTGGTGGTTGACGCATTTGACGGCCCGATGCCGCAAACGCGCTTCGTGACCAAAAAAGCCTTTGCTCATGGCCTGAAACCCATTGTGGTTATCAACAAAGTTGACCGTCCTGGCGCGCGCCCTGACTGGGTTGTTGACCAGGTATTCGACCTGTTTGTTAACCTCGACGCGACCGACGAACAGCTGGACTTCCCGATCATCTACGCTTCGGCGCTGAACGGTATCGCGGGTCTGGACCACGAAGATATGGCGGAAGACATGACCCCGCTATATCAGGCGATTGTTGATCATGTTCCGGCGCCGGACGTTGACCTCGATGGTCCGTTGCAGATGCAGATCTCCCAGCTGGACTACAACAACTATGTTGGCGTTATCGGCATTGGCCGTATCAAACGCGGCAAAGTGAAGCCGAACCAGCAGGTCACTATCATCGATAGTGAAGGGAAAACCCGTAACGCGAAAGTAGGTAAAGTGCTGACGCATCTGGGTCTGGAGCGTATCGACAGCAATATCGCCGAAGCGGGCGATATCATTGCGATCACCGGTCTGGGCGAGCTGAACATTTCCGACACCATCTGCGACCCGCAGAACGTTGAAGCGCTGCCGGCGCTGTCCGTTGATGAGCCGACCGTGTCTATGTTCTTCTGCGTTAACACCTCGCCGTTCTGCGGTAAAGAAGGTAAGTTTGTGACTTCTCGTCAGATTCTTGACCGTCTGAACAAAGAGCTGGTGCATAACGTGGCGCTGCGCGTTGAAGAAACCGAAGATGCGGATGCGTTCCGTGTATCCGGTCGTGGCGAACTGCACCTGTCCGTGCTGATTGAAAATATGCGTCGTGAAGGTTTCGAACTGGCGGTTTCCCGTCCGAAAGTTATCTTCCGTGAAATCGACGGTCGTAAACAAGAGCCGTACGAAAACGTGACGCTGGACGTCGAAGAGCAGCACCAGGGGTCTGTCATGCAGGCGCTGGGCGAGCGTAAAGGCGACCTGAAAAACATGAATCCGGACGGTAAAGGCCGCGTACGTCTCGACTACGTGATCCCAAGCCGTGGGCTGATTGGTTTCCGTTCAGAATTCATGACCATGACTTCCGGTACGGGTCTGCTGTACTCCACCTTCAGCCATTACGACGATATTCGTCCGGGTGAAGTGGGCCAGCGTCAGAACGGCGTACTGATCTCCAACGGTCAGGGTAAAGCGGTGGCGTTTGCGCTGTTCGGTTTGCAGGATCGCGGTAAGCTGTTCCTGGGTCACGGCGCGGAAGTTTATGAAGGCCAGATTATTGGTATTCACAGTCGCTCCAACGACCTGACGGTAAACTGCCTGACCGGTAAGAAACTGACCAACATGCGTGCGTCCGGTACGGATGAAGCGGTGATTCTGGTTCCGCCAATTAAAATGAGCCTTGAGCAAGCGCTGGAGTTCATTGATGACGACGAACTGGTAGAAGTCACCCCAACCTCTATCCGTATCCGTAAACGTCACCTGACGGAAAACGATCGCCGCCGTGCGAACCGTGGTCAGAAAGAAGAGTAATTAACGCTCTTACGGATAAAAACCCTGCCGAAATGAAAGCTCGGCGGGGTTTTTTTATTCACGTTGAGAAAGGGATAAGGTTGCCAAAAAATCAGCAATCGCTGGCGTATTATGCCGACCAATGACGCTATCCGCATACACCTTTGCCCGAGCGCTGGCATTCCCCATCGCGACGCCCAATCCGGCTAAACGTAGCATTTCCGCATCGTTATCATTATCGCCAAACGCCATCACTTCGCGCATTGCGATATGCTGTTGCTGTGCATATCTGGCGAGGCTTTGTCCTTTGCTACACCCCTTCTGGAGAATATCCAGTTGATGATGCCAGGACCAGGTACAGCTTAGATGTAATTCATGCTGTATAAACTCAGCAATATTTTGTAGTTGTTTTATGTGCCGATGAACGATGCTGATTTGCCAGATATTCTCCCTACTGCTTAGCTCATCAGCCTGAAAGATTATTTTATCATCAGCACGAATTGTCGGTTTAAGCGGATATACCCGCGCCAGTATTTTTTCCGTTTGTAAGTGCGTCAGCGGCAGCGGGTGAAGGATCTGCTGTTGAGCCGGTTGATAAATATAGCTTCCGTTACAACAGATCATCGGTTCGGTGAGCGCCAGCGTTTGATAATACGCATAGGCTTCACGATGAGAGCGGCCGGTGACAAGCATTATTCGGCAGCCCATGTCCTGCATCTGACGGATGGCGGTTAGCGACTCTGGCAGAATTTGTTTATTACGGTTTAGCAGCGTTCCATCAAGATCAAAAGCGATTAAACGATATCGCATGAGCGTCCGATCCTAAAACAGCGTGAGGCATCCAGGTGATTCAGCAATGGAATATCGAGACGGTGCTGATAAGCGAGAAAACAGTGGCATTGCTTTGCCTGGCAGGCGGGAGAATTGAGCCGTTGTTGATATAAATTACCCATTTTAATTTTGCTGATATGACAAGCAAAAAGATCGCCTTCTGCATTCATAAAAATACTTTTTCTTCCTGCGGTACAGATATCCAGCTGCGCTGGCCACTGCTGCGTTTCAATCACATACAGCGGATCGAGTTCGCCGAAGGCGATGGTTTCCTCAACGGTATGCCGGGTATTGGCACACTCGTTGGCGTTAAACCAAAAATAATTCTGGTCAGGCAACTGCTGGCGGAGCCAACGAAACTGGTCGATATCTTTCATACTGGCGACAGCCCCCGCGCACCAGGTTATTCCGGCGGCAGAGAGCGCTAAACACTGCTGGAGAAAGCGCTCAGCGGTAATTTGTGAGGGATGAAAAGAACACCATAACCGAAGCTTTGAGATATCTCCGCCGCCAGCACGAAATGATTCCAGCAATGACATTAACGAAAAAGAGGCGTTAGTTTGTATGCCGACCGCCTGAACATGAGGATAGCGGCTAATTTCTGCCAGCGCCGCCATGTAATAACGCAAGCGTAGCGCCTCGCCATAAGGCGTAATCATCACATTCAACGGCGTACCTAAAAGAGGCAAATGGTCAACCATGCGCCATAGCGCGGCTTCGTCGCG
This DNA window, taken from Salmonella enterica subsp. enterica serovar Typhimurium str. LT2, encodes the following:
- the hemN gene encoding O2-independent coproporphyrinogen III oxidase (oxygen-independent coproporphyrinogen III oxidase. (SW:HEMN_SALTY)), producing the protein MSEQQIDWDLALIQKYNYSGPRYTSYPTALEFSEDFEDAAFLQAVARYPERPLSLYVHIPFCHKLCYFCGCNKIVTRQQHKADQYLDALEQEIRHRAPLFADRHVSQLHWGGGTPTYLNKAQISRLMTLLRENFHFNTDAEISIEVDPREIELDVLDHLRAEGFNRLSMGVQDFNKEVQRLVNREQDEEFIFALLNHARDIGFTSTNIDLIYGLPKQTPESFAFTLKRVTELNPDRLSVFNYAHLPTLFAAQRKIKDADLPSAQQKLDILQETIVSLTQAGYQFIGMDHFARPDDELAVAQREGVLHRNFQGYTTQGDTDLLGMGVSAISMIGDGYMQNQKELKRYYQQVDERGNALWRGITLTRDDCIRRDVIKALICNFRLDFNAVEQQWGLHFAEYFAEDLQLLSPLAKDGLVDISEKGIQVTAKGRLLIRNICMCFDAYLRQKARMQQFSRVI
- the glnG gene encoding EBP family response regulator in two-component regulatory system with GlnL (nitrogen regulation protein NR(I). (SW:NTRC_SALTY)); translated protein: MQRGIVWVVDDDSSIRWVLERALAGAGLTCTTFENGNEVLAALASKTPDVLLSDIRMPGMDGLALLKQIKQRHPMLPVIIMTAHSDLDAAVSAYQQGAFDYLPKPFDIDEAVALVERAISHYQEQQQPRNIEVNGPTTDMIGEAPAMQDVFRIIGRLSRSSISVLINGESGTGKELVAHALHRHSPRAKAPFIALNMAAIPKDLIESELFGHEKGAFTGANTIRQGRFEQADGGTLFLDEIGDMPLDVQTRLLRVLADGQFYRVGGYAPVKVDVRIIAATHQNLERRVQEGKFREDLFHRLNVIRIHLPPLRERREDIPRLARHFLQVAARELGVEAKLLHPETETALTRLAWPGNVRQLENTCRWLTVMAAGQEVLIQDLPGELFEASTPDSPSHLPPDSWATLLAQWADRALRSGHQNLLSEAQPELERTLLTTALRHTQGHKQEAARLLGWGRNTLTRKLKELGME
- the glnL gene encoding sensory kinase (phosphatase) in two-component regulatory system with GlnG (nitrogen regulator II, NRII) (nitrogen regulation protein nr(II). (SW:NTRB_SALTY)) is translated as MASGIQPDAGQILNSLINSVLVVDDALAIHYANPAAQQLLAQSSRKLFGTPLPELLSYFSLNIDLMRESLAAGQGFTDNEVTLVIDSRSHILSLTAQRLPDDFILLEMAPMDNQRRLSQEQLQHAQQIAARDLVRGLAHEIKNPLGGLRGAAQLLSKALPDPALTEYTKVIIEQADRLRNLVDRLLGPQHPGMHITESIHKVAERVVALVSMELPDNVRLIRDYDPSLPELPHDPEQIEQVLLNIVRNALQALGPEGGEITLRTRTAFQLTLHGERYRLAARIDVEDNGPGIPPHLQDTLFYPMVSGREGGTGLGLSIARNLIDQHAGKIEFTSWPGHTEFSVYLPIRK
- the glnA gene encoding glutamine synthetase (glutamine synthetase. (SW:GLNA_SALTY)): MSAEHVLTMLNEHEVKFVDLRFTDTKGKEQHVTIPAHQVNAEFFEEGKMFDGSSIGGWKGINESDMVLMPDASTAVIDPFFADSTLIIRCDILEPGTLQGYDRDPRSIAKRAEDYLRATGIADTVLFGPEPEFFLFDDIRFGASISGSHVAIDDIEGAWNSSTKYEGGNKGHRPGVKGGYFPVPPVDSAQDIRSEMCLVMEQMGLVVEAHHHEVATAGQNEVATRFNTMTKKADEIQIYKYVVHNVAHRFGKTATFMPKPMFGDNGSGMHCHMSLAKNGTNLFSGDKYAGLSEQALYYIGGVIKHAKAINALANPTTNSYKRLVPGYEAPVMLAYSARNRSASIRIPVVASPKARRIEVRFPDPAANPYLCFAALLMAGLDGIKNKIHPGEAMDKNLYDLPPEEAKEIPQVAGSLEEALNALDLDREFLKAGGVFTDEAIDAYIALRREEDDRVRMTPHPVEFELYYSV
- a CDS encoding putative cytoplasmic protein; its protein translation is MMAMLRKFSITTLPQALEIARYCTRINRTTKQDHKHPPQTSIAESLCDRFHGALKGWLAFCCTNVVLNVHIKALFWCNIVTVVQPFCTMVRMITPFGGNVKVGTDFALYFYGDTASRIEDLVTTTTDHDQSGRVQVCPLNTF
- the typA gene encoding GTP-binding elongation factor family protein (similar to E. coli putative GTP-binding factor (AAC76868.1); Blastp hit to AAC76868.1 (591 aa), 96% identity in aa 1 - 591) codes for the protein MIENLRNIAIIAHVDHGKTTLVDKLLQQSGTFDARAETQERVMDSNDLEKERGITILAKNTAIKWNDYRINIVDTPGHADFGGEVERVMSMVDSVLLVVDAFDGPMPQTRFVTKKAFAHGLKPIVVINKVDRPGARPDWVVDQVFDLFVNLDATDEQLDFPIIYASALNGIAGLDHEDMAEDMTPLYQAIVDHVPAPDVDLDGPLQMQISQLDYNNYVGVIGIGRIKRGKVKPNQQVTIIDSEGKTRNAKVGKVLTHLGLERIDSNIAEAGDIIAITGLGELNISDTICDPQNVEALPALSVDEPTVSMFFCVNTSPFCGKEGKFVTSRQILDRLNKELVHNVALRVEETEDADAFRVSGRGELHLSVLIENMRREGFELAVSRPKVIFREIDGRKQEPYENVTLDVEEQHQGSVMQALGERKGDLKNMNPDGKGRVRLDYVIPSRGLIGFRSEFMTMTSGTGLLYSTFSHYDDIRPGEVGQRQNGVLISNGQGKAVAFALFGLQDRGKLFLGHGAEVYEGQIIGIHSRSNDLTVNCLTGKKLTNMRASGTDEAVILVPPIKMSLEQALEFIDDDELVEVTPTSIRIRKRHLTENDRRRANRGQKEE
- a CDS encoding putative hydrolase (similar to E. coli putative phosphatase (AAC73853.1); Blastp hit to AAC73853.1 (272 aa), 44% identity in aa 147 - 267, 30% identity in aa 1 - 169), which gives rise to MRYRLIAFDLDGTLLNRNKQILPESLTAIRQMQDMGCRIMLVTGRSHREAYAYYQTLALTEPMICCNGSYIYQPAQQQILHPLPLTHLQTEKILARVYPLKPTIRADDKIIFQADELSSRENIWQISIVHRHIKQLQNIAEFIQHELHLSCTWSWHHQLDILQKGCSKGQSLARYAQQQHIAMREVMAFGDNDNDAEMLRLAGLGVAMGNASARAKVYADSVIGRHNTPAIADFLATLSLSQRE
- a CDS encoding putative inner membrane protein, whose amino-acid sequence is MSAPALRDIHTLFYRGYLKSCNYHCGYCPFHKHARNDKKRDEAALWRMVDHLPLLGTPLNVMITPYGEALRLRYYMAALAEISRYPHVQAVGIQTNASFSLMSLLESFRAGGGDISKLRLWCSFHPSQITAERFLQQCLALSAAGITWCAGAVASMKDIDQFRWLRQQLPDQNYFWFNANECANTRHTVEETIAFGELDPLYVIETQQWPAQLDICTAGRKSIFMNAEGDLFACHISKIKMGNLYQQRLNSPACQAKQCHCFLAYQHRLDIPLLNHLDASRCFRIGRSCDIV